CGCCCACGCCGCGCAGCGCGGATTTGCCGAAGCGATCCGCCAGCGGGAAGTGCAGGCCGGAATTGACCAGCGCGGTGGTCTTGCCGGCGCCGGGCGCGCCGATGATCACATACCACGGCAGTTGGTACAGGTATTGGCGGCTAAAGCGGGTCATCCAGCGGTGTTTGCCGTCGCCCTGGCCCGGTGCGAAGCGCGCCTTTTTCAGCAGCTGCGCCGCTTCGTCGAAGCGCTGCGCCAGCTGATCGTCTTGTTTAACCTCTGGCTTGCCGTCTTCCGCCGGCACCGTTTCGGCGGCGCGCAGGTTGCTCAGCAGGCGGCTGTTGAACCAGGCGCTGTAGAGGCGCGGGATCAGGCGGCACAGGAACCAGATCAGGTAGATGACGCCAATGGCGATCTGGCGGTTAAGTTCCGGCTCCAGCGGGCGATAGTCGCCGATGGCCACCAGCGGGCCGATCATCCAGATGATGAACGCCAGCGCGGTAATGCCGACAAAGCCCCACAGCAGGCGGCTGGTGATGATGGAGAATAACGTACTGAGCATTACTTTCCGGTTCCTTGCGGCAAGCCGTTGATTTCCGCCTGGGTGTTTTCCGGGGCGACCAACAGCGTAATTTCTACCCGGCGGTTCAACGCGCGGTTCACTTTGTTATCGTTCGGCGCGACGGGGTTGCTCTCGCCGCGGCCCTCGGCCTTGACCCGTTGCGGGTTGGCGAGGTGTTTTTGCAAGCGGGCGCTGACCGCTTCGGCGCGCGCCAGCGACAGCTCCCAGTTGGAGGCGAAACGGGCGCTGCGGATCGGCAGGTTGTCGCTGTAGCCGGTGACCAGGATCTTGCCGCTGACGCCGTTCATGGCGGCGGCGATGCGGTCGATGACCGGGATATAGTTGGCGCGCACCGTGGTGGCGGCGGAGTCGAACAGCCCGTCGCCTTTCAGGATCACCACGCTTTGCTGCGCTTCGTCGCGCACCACCACCAGCCCTTCGGCGATCTCTTTGCGCAGGAAGCTTTTCAGGCTCAGCGTCGGCGGCGCGGCCGGCGCCGGGTTACCGATCGCCACCTGCGGCAGATTGGTTTGGTAAATCGCCGCCAGCACCGGGCTGGTGTTGTCGCCCAGCCGCCAGTTGAGGGCGATGAACAGCAGCGAAGCCAGGAAGCCGGTCAGCGCCACGCAGGCCCACAGCGGCACCAGCGGCCGCCACAGTTTCTGCTGTACCGGCAGATCCAGCGCATGAGGCGACAGCGGCGGGGCATAGCCGCCGCGCACCGTCCGGATCAGCTGCAGCAGGCGCTGCTTCATGGTTTCCAGCTGAGAACGGCCGTTTTCCATGACCCGATAGCGGCCTTCAAAGCCCAGCAGCAGGCAATAATTGATCAGTTCCAGCAGGTTGATGTGCTCACGCGGGCTCTGCGACAGCTTGGCCAGCAGCTGGAAAAACTTTTCGCCGCCCCAGGTTTCGTTATGGAAGGTCACCAGCAGCCCGCTGCCGGACCACACGCTGTTGCTGCCCCACGGGGTCAGCGCCGCCGCTTCATCCAGCGCGGTGCACAGGCAATAACGCGCGCCGATGATCACTTCGTACGGCAGATTGGCGCGTTGGCCGCGGATCTCGAAGCGGCGCATTTCGTCGATCAGCTGTTGGCGCAGCTGCGCCGGGTTGGCGTGCGTGGCCGACTGGCGGATCTGCGAAATGGCGTTCAGCAGCGGGTTGGCGGCGTCCACCAGCGGATTGGCCGCTGGCGCCATGCTATTTTCCTGAGTCATAGGTTACCGGTCCGTATGGCTGCGAATCGCCCAAAATTCCATGTCCAGCCCCGGGAACTCACCGGCCAGATGCAGGGCGAAGGCGCTGGATTTTTCCATCTGTTTCCACAGGTCGCCGCCTTTTTCCAGCTCGAAATAGGTGTAGCCGGCGTGATAGGGGATCTGACGCGGCGCGGCGGGCATGGTGCGCAGGCCGATGCCCGGCAGCTGCAGCTGCACCAGATCGCGGATGCGCGTGACCGGGGCGATCTTCATCTGCGCCGGGAAGTGGGTCAGCAACACCTCGGCGGCCACGTCGGCGCGCACTGCCAAGACGAAACCGAAGTCGCGCATCATTTTGGTGTCCTGCACGGTAGCGACGTTCAACCCGTGGGATCGTTCGACCAGCGTCAGCTGAATGGCGTTGTCTTCCAGCACCACCGACAGGCCCTGACGCAGCAACAGCATCAGCTTACCGAAGCACAGCGCCAGGTTGTCGTGGTCGTACACCGGCAGGCGGCCTTCCGGGGTGCGCTGCGCCGAGAAGCTGGCGAGCTCTGTGGCGAACTGCAGCCAATCGGCGAACAGGCGTTCCGGGTGCAGATGGTCGAGGTGATAGGCATGGCTCACCTGGCCAAGATGACGGTTGATCAGCTGCAGCAGCATGAAATCGACCATTTCGGAACTGCCGCCGCGGCCCGGCTGCAGCAGGCGTTGGCTCATCTG
Above is a window of Serratia nematodiphila DZ0503SBS1 DNA encoding:
- a CDS encoding DotU family type VI secretion system protein gives rise to the protein MAPAANPLVDAANPLLNAISQIRQSATHANPAQLRQQLIDEMRRFEIRGQRANLPYEVIIGARYCLCTALDEAAALTPWGSNSVWSGSGLLVTFHNETWGGEKFFQLLAKLSQSPREHINLLELINYCLLLGFEGRYRVMENGRSQLETMKQRLLQLIRTVRGGYAPPLSPHALDLPVQQKLWRPLVPLWACVALTGFLASLLFIALNWRLGDNTSPVLAAIYQTNLPQVAIGNPAPAAPPTLSLKSFLRKEIAEGLVVVRDEAQQSVVILKGDGLFDSAATTVRANYIPVIDRIAAAMNGVSGKILVTGYSDNLPIRSARFASNWELSLARAEAVSARLQKHLANPQRVKAEGRGESNPVAPNDNKVNRALNRRVEITLLVAPENTQAEINGLPQGTGK
- the tssK gene encoding type VI secretion system baseplate subunit TssK — encoded protein: MKDAHKVVWTEGMFLRPHHFQQAENYLEGYMRNWGQAHSGCFWGFLTLDLDQTLLRQGKIALNAASGIMPDGTPFRFAGAQQAPAPLSITENKTGENVVLALPTYRAGREDVIFQESPEALARYLAYENEVDDLNAVSVGSAALQFGRLRLRLMLESELNAEWTALGVTRVLEKRGDNSLRLDTAQIPPMLNCQGNPVLKTFINDLQGLLQQRSQQMSQRLLQPGRGGSSEMVDFMLLQLINRHLGQVSHAYHLDHLHPERLFADWLQFATELASFSAQRTPEGRLPVYDHDNLALCFGKLMLLLRQGLSVVLEDNAIQLTLVERSHGLNVATVQDTKMMRDFGFVLAVRADVAAEVLLTHFPAQMKIAPVTRIRDLVQLQLPGIGLRTMPAAPRQIPYHAGYTYFELEKGGDLWKQMEKSSAFALHLAGEFPGLDMEFWAIRSHTDR